DNA sequence from the Armatimonadota bacterium genome:
CAGGCAAAGCTCGTCGTGGTACAATTGCGATACGATGATGAGTGACCGCGCGACCGGGATTAGCCGCCAGGATTGTATTCTCGGCCTCGTCAGCATCGTTAGCGGGACTGTGTTCTCAGTCGCATTCGACGCCCACGAAGCAGCGGCGGAGACTGTGATTGCCGGTCTCGGTGGTGGCGCCGGCTGGTTTATCGGCCAGGTCGCGGGATGGCGCATTTGCAGGTCGATATCGATCCCACGCCTCTGGTGGACGAGCTTCCTCGATCCTGCACGCTGGCCAGGAGGTCGAGGGGCGCGCGGTGGCCGTCAGGTCGGCGGCCAACCTGCAGGCGTGGCGGAGGCTCGCGTTAGCCTCGGACCGGCTGGAGCCGTAGTTGGCGGGCTTATCGGCGGCGGCATCGCGTGCATGGCCGCGGCCATTGGTTGGGACCTGACGCACTAGGGATGCTGGGCTGCCCTAACCGCACCGGCGAACTGCTCCCGGCTCGGCCATCCACCATAGCGCCGCCTTTCGCCGCCCGCAGTAAGTCCAGGCTCAAACTGCTGGTGGGCGCTTCGGGATCGATCGGATCAGACGCGTGCAGCGCGCCGGCGGCACCCCGGCCGGCATACTAATCGGAGCGGCGTTTGCGACCTGAAGAAGACACCGTGTCGCTCCGTCATCCACGTTTTGCCGTTGTCCATGTGAACACGACCCGCGGTCGGCGTGCATCGTGCAAGAATCTCCGTGCGATCACGCCGGCACCGTTCCCGCACAGCACGCTCGACCACGGCAGGATATAACGGCCATCGAGCCGAACCGGCGCGAGATACGCGCCCTTGCCCTGCCCGGAGCCGCAACAATGCCCGACATTCCCTCGTGCGACGATAATAGTAACCATACCGCTTTGCGACCACTGCAAGGAGCAGCGCTCTCGCAGGCGCGCTTCCCGCTTGGCGGAATCGGCACCGGCATGCTCTCGTTGGGTGGTCGTGGCAACCTTACCGACTGGGAAATACTGAACCACCCGGGCAAGGGCAAGACCCTGCCTTACTCCTTCTTCGCCATCCTCGCACGGTCGGAAGGGGAGGCGCCGGTGGCGCGCGTGCTGGAGCGTGCTTTCCTCCCGCCCTACTCGGCCGGTTTCGGTCTTCCGACCGCACAGGTTGCGGGCCTGCCGCGAATGTCCGAGTGCACGATGGAAGCGACCTATCCGGAGGCTCGTATCCATTTCGACAGCGCGGATCTGCCGGTACAGGTCGAGCTGCGCGCATTCAACCCGATGGTTCCCGGCGACGCGCGCACGTCTGGGATGCCCGTCGCCTGCTTCGAATGGACGGTGGCCAACGCAGCCTCAAAGCCGGCTGAGGTGACCGTGGTGTTCAGCCTGCTCAACGCCATCGGCTGGGATGGGCGCACGGAGCTCGGCGGTCGCCACAACAAGCTGTTTGGCCGCAATCTCAACCTTTGGCGCAGCAGCCCTAACCTCCGGGGAATACTGTTCTGCAGTGGTAAGCCGCCCCTCGACTCGCCCGCGTTTGGCACGATGGCGGTGGCGACACCAGATGCCGACGTCACGTGGCGGCTCCGCTGGGAACGCGCGGGCTGGTGGGACGATGTGCAGAGCTTCTGGGATGGCTTCACATCGAGCGGCGGCCTGCTTCCGAACGATCTGCTGCCGTCGCCATCGCCCGATGGACAGACCGACGTGGGATCACTTGGCATCCGCATGCGGCTTGAGCCGGGCGAAACCAGGCGAGCCCGGTTCGTTCTGGCATGGCACTTTCCGAATCTGGTGAACACATGGAACGGCGAGAAGGCGGTGGCCGGCTGCCGGCTCGGTAACTGGTACGCACTGCAGTGGCGTGATGCATGGGACGCGGCCCGGGATGCCGCGGCCGGATTCGACCTGCATGGCACGCAGGTGCGCACGTTGGCGCGCGCGTTTGAAGACACCACGATGCCGGCGGCTGTGGTCGATGCGGTCTCCGCAAACATCTCCATTTTGCGGACGCCCACCGTATTGCGCACTGCCGATGGTCGCATGAACGCGTTTGAAGGCTGCGGCGACCTGGACGGTTGCTGCGCGATGAACTGTACCCATGTGTGGAACTACGCGCAGGCGGCTGCCTGGCTTTATCCTGAGCTGGAGCGGGGTGTCCGCCGGACAGATTTCGAGCACAACACCCGGCCATCCGGCGATATGGCGTTCCGAACGCTCCTCCCGCTCATCGGCGAGCTGTGGGCATTCAAACCTGCAGCCGATGGCCAGATGGGCACGGTGATGAAGGCGTGGCGCGAATTTCAGCAGTGCGGCGATATGGCGTTTCTGGGAGATATCTGGCCGGGAGTGCGGCGTGCGATGGAGTTCGCCTGGCAGCACTGGGATGCCGACGCGGATGGGGTGATGGAGGGCGAACAGCACAACACCTACGACATCGAGTTTTACGGTCCCAACACCATGACCGGCTCGCTTTACCTTGGGGCACTTCGTGCTGCTGAGGAGATAGCCCTGGTTCTGGGCGAAACCGGGTTCGCTCAGCGCTGCCGCGGCGTGTTTGAGGCCGGCTCGCATAAAACCTCGGAACTGCTGTTCAACGGCGAGTACTTCGTCCAGAAAGGCCCGGATGAGTCGGCGGATGGCGAGCCGCGATATCAGTACGGACCGGGATGCCTTGCGGACCAGCTTCTCGGTCAGTGGTTCGCGCATACGATCGGCCTGGGCTACCTGCTGCCGAAAGAGCAGGTTCGCAAGGCGCTGTCGAGCATCTACCGGCATAACTTCAAGCGCTCGCTGGCCGGCCATACGTCGGTGCAGCGCGTCTACGCGCTCAATGATGAGGCGGGGCTGCTGCTGTGCACCTGGCCGAATGGTGGGCGACCGAAGTACCCGTTTCCGTACGCCGATGAGGTTTGGACCGGCATTGAGTATCAGGTTGCGGCACACATGCTCTACGAGGGCTTGATGGATGAGGGCCTGGAGTTAACCGCGGCGGTTCGCGACCGCCATGCCGGCTGGAACCGCAATCCGTGGGATGAATGCGAATGCGGCCACCACTATGCGCGCGCGATGTCGTCTTACAGCCTGGTTTTGGCCATGAGCGGCTGCGCGTACGATGCGCACCGCGGATCGCTTCGGTTTGCGCCACTCGCAGACCGCGAGGATTTCCGCACGTTCTTTGCGGCCGGCGGCGCGTGGGGCGTGTATTGGCAGCGGCTGCGCGACGGCGCCTGGGAGGCCGGTCTGGATCTACATGCCGGCAGCCTGCAGCTGCGCCGGCTTGGCGTTGGCGTGCCGGACGGACCGCTTCAGGTCACAATGAACGGGAACCGCACCATGCTGACCGTGCTCCAGGGTTCGGTGCAGCTTCCGGGATCGTGAGGCTGAACGCGTCCTTGCCAATGAATGGCCCGATGGCGCACTGAGCCAGCGCATCGCCGGCAGCAGAACCGGCAGAGACTTTGCGCGACCCTAACGGGAGCCGGCTGATGCGAGCGGATATCGATTCGGCCATCACTCTGGTGACTTCAAAGGAGTGACTGGCTGCCCCCACAGGAATGCGTGCCGATTTCGCCGGCACGGTAGTTTGGCGAGCGTGAATGTGACGGACGCCGGCGCCGTTTGCGGTATGCGCCGCAACCATGCCCGAAGCAGACAGCCAGTCATACGGCAGCCGGCGAACGGAACGCAAAAAATAGCGGCCGCCCTCCCTCAGGAAGGCGGCCGACGGACCAAACGCCCGGGCGACGGCCGGCGCGGCTATGGATTGCCGGAAGGCATCTTCATCTTCATCGATCCCATCACCATGCCGTTCATCGGCATTGCTGAGATGTCGTGGTTGGTCTTTCCCGGAATATTGCCGAGCCCGGCCGCCCACCCACCTTTGCAATTGATGCACACAGGCTTGCCGGCCGCGGCGTTTGGACCGCACATGCACGAGCCCATGTGAACTGCGCAGTAGTCGCACTTCCCCTTTATACAGCAGTTGTAGTTCTTGCCATTCTTGATCTTGTCAACCGCCTTCTCCGCGCGCTTTGATGCCCGGGTTTGCGGCATCATTTTGCCCTTCATGCCGCCGTGCATTTGCGCCACGGCCAAACCGCCGAGCATAAGAATCGGCAGCAGCATCACCGCCCCTATCCAGAGTGCCTTCCTCATTCCTTGCCTCCTTACATGTTCGACCTTGTGTATCTTCGTGGTCATCAGGCCATCAGGTGTTCGCGGATTAAGTGCCGCCCGCGGTAGATTCGCGTTTTCACGGTATCCGGCGGCATGTTCATCCGCTGTGCGATCTCGCGCACCGTGAGTTCCTCGAAATCACGCAGAATGATGATCTCGCGGTAGCGTTCCGGCAGCGAGCTGATCGCAGCGGCCAGATCGATACGCATCTCCGTGTCGCTGCTGGAGCGCTCCCAGGCACGTTCCTCCAGCTCCTCCGGCGCAACCGCATGATCGCGCATCCTGCGCGCGAGCCGGCGGCACTCGCGCCGGGCAATGAGGTATATCCATCCAGTGAATGCCGCCAGTGATCGTAGGGCCGGCAGCTTGCGGGAGACAATGATCAGCGCCTCCTGAACTGCATCGTCCACATCCGCGCCTGCGCAGTAACGGGCGGCATAGCGCCGCAGATTTGGGCGGCACTGGATGATCACCTGATTTAGAGCCTGTGCGTCGCCGTCGTGCGCCGCCTGCAGCAACCGCTCGCTCACAACCACCAGCATTCGCTCTCCCCAATAGCCCGCGTAACCCGTCCGGTCCATCTAACAAGAGACAGCGAAGTGGAAAAATGGGTTCAATTCATGTTGGCGGCCCGGGCGAGCGGCTGACCAAAGCCGGCTTACGCTTCGGGTGCTGCGAGCTGCGCCGGACGCCCGTCACCGCGGACCGCCGCGGCTGCGCCAAGCGTATAGAACGAGCCGGTGATCACCACCATCCCGTGAGGCTCTGCTTCGCGGATGGCGCGGTGCGCCGCTGTCAGCGGGTCGCGTACCACCGTAACCTCTGGAACCAGAGGGCGCGCCGCATCGGCGATGGTTTCAGCCGACAATGCTCGCTTCCATGGCGGCCTGCATGCAATTAAGCGGGCCGCCAGCGGTGCGATCGGCTCCAGAAATCCCTTCGGGTCATGCCCCTGCAGCATTCCTACAACCAGGGTGACGCCATGCGCGCGCCATCGCGCCGCCAAATCCCGCAGGGCTTGCGAAAGCTCCTCCGATGCCATGGCATTGTGCGCGCCATCCAGCACGAGGAGCACTCCGCCGGGCATCTCCCACAGCTCCAGCCGTCCGGGCAGCGTCGCTTCGGCCAGAGCCTGCCGTACCCACGCATCCTGCAGCACAACGCCCTCACGGACGAGTTGTTCCTCCACGGCCCCAACGGCGCACGCGGCGTTTTCGCGCTGAAAGCCGCCAAGCAGCCGCATCGGAACATCGTTGTAAACAGCACGGCATGTGGAGATGGTGATGGAGCCACCGTGCGGTTCGTTCGCAGGAACACTCCAGAGCACCGAGCCGGGCGCCGCATCAACAGAACCGACGCTGCGAACCAGAGTCAACGGCGCCTGGCGCTCTGCCGCCGTCTCGCGAATGACCTGGAGCGCGGCCTCGTCACGCGCGGCCGTGAAGCAGGGTATGCCGGGCTTGATGATGCCCGCCTTCTCCCGCGCTATCTTGGCGGTGGTGTCACCAAGCGTCGCCATGTGATCCAGCCCGATATTGGTGATGACGGTTACCGACGGCGTCACCACATTGGTGGCATCGAGCCGGCCACCCAGGCCTACCTCCACGGCGGCATGCGTAACTCTCTGCTCCGCGAAGCACATGAAGGCAACGGCAGTTTTCAGCTCAAACTCGGTGACGGCTCCCAGGTCGCTTGCGGAGACGGCATCCACCACGGGGCGGATTGCCGTAACAATACGTGCAAAATCGTCGTGCGAAATCGGCTCACCATCCACCTGAACGCGCTCGCACACATCGTAAACGTACGGTGAAAAGTAGCTGCCTGTATGCTTTCCGGCCGCATGCAGTATGGCCGCTGCCATGACGGTTGTAGAGCCCTTGCCCTTGGTGCCCGCCACGTGCACGATGTCAAGCTCGCGGTGCGGGTTATCCAGCCGCCGCATCAACTCTTCAAACCGGTCGTTCCCAAGCTTCACACCGAATCGGAGAAGCCCCGACATGTAGGCCAGGGCTTCGTCAAAGTTCATATCGGCACACCGGGCGCCGAGCCGCAGACATCGGGCCGCAAAGCTCTATTCCTTCGCCCAGAACATTGCGCCAGGCTTCTCGTTCACCACGGCGATCTTGAGAGTCTCCAGAGCTTTCGTCAGCCCTTCGCGCGTGCTCATCATCCCGTCTTCGTGTTCAATTGAAAGCACATCGTCGTAGCCGGTCATGCGCAGATTGGTTACAAAATCGTTCCACCACTCCTGACCATGGCCGTAACCGACGCTGCGGAAAACCCAGCTGCGTGTCGCAATATCGCCATACGATTTGACGTCGAGGTTTCCGTTGATACCGCTGTTGATTGGATCGATGCGCGTATCTTTTGCGTGCACGTGGAAAATGGCGCCGTGCTTGCCAAGGTAACGCACCGCGGCCAGCGGGTCGATGCCCTGCCACCAGAAGTGCGATGGGTCGAAGTTACAGCCGATCTGCTCACCGGCGGCATCGCGCAGTTTGATCACGGTTTCGGGGTTGTAGACGATGAAACCCGGATGTGCCTCGATGGCAAACCGAACATTATGCTGCGCCAACCAGGCGTTCTGCTCGCGCCAGTATGGGATCGCTACCTGGTTCCACTGGTACGCCAGCACATCCCGGTACTCATCGGGCCATGGGCAGGTGACCCAGTTGGGGTTGGTGTCATTTGGGCCGGCCGGGCAGCCGCTGAATCCGTTCACTACTCCCACGCCGAGGCGGTTAGCCAGCACCACCGCATTTCGAAACGCCTCATGATGGGCTTTGCCGATCGCGGCGTTAGGATGGATGGGGTTGCCATGAACCGAGATTGCGGATATGCCCAGGCCGCGGCTCTCGGTCATCTGCAGCAGCCGGCGGCGGGCGCCCTCGTCATCGATCAGCGTCTGCACGCCGCCTACGTCGTTCAAATGGCGGTCGCCCGGATATGCGCCGCCGCCAAACTCCACCATCCGGATACCGGCGCCGGCAATAATATCGAGCGCCGCCTCGATGGGCTGATCGTGAAACAGGGCGGTAAAGATGCCGATTTTCATCCCGTGGCCTCCTGCGAAAATGGTACAGAGAGATTACCCCGTGGCGCCTGGGCGTGTGTGCCGCGGTCCGGCGGCCGCCTTGCCGGCCGCTGCGCCTTTCGGCGCGAGGGCTGCCTCCGTGTAGTGGCACGAGGCATTCCATAACAGGAACTGGTGGATGCCCAAATCGGCGGCCGCCTTCAGCTCCGCCTTCACCTGCTCGGGCCCATAGTGCACGTGGTAGAGACTAAAATCCTGCAGCCACGGCCGCAGCTGGCACGTTGGAACATCCTTAATCCGTTTCAGCGCGTCTACCAGCGAGAGATGCACGATCTTGTAAGGCTCGGTATTCGGATTGGGAATGCCGTATTCTCCATGAGCGTAGTGCGATGGATATGTCATCGGGCAGATGAAGTCCACCTCGCCGGCAACATTGGTACGCGTCTGGCCGATGCCCATATCGCCCGTGGTGAGGCTGGAGAGCCCAAATACGTCTGCCGAGAACCAGGCGCCTTGTGCGTGGATCTTTGCGGCGGCATACTTCAGGAATGCTTCGATCTGATCTGCGCGCAGACCGCCTTTCGGCTTGCCGGGATAGACCAGTGTGCTCACCTTGCCTTCGCTGGCAAACCGGACGTAATCGAACTGCACCTCTTCAAAGCCCTGCTTGATGGCGTCCAGCGCCACGTCCACGTTGTAGTCCCAGTTTTCCCGTTTATACGG
Encoded proteins:
- a CDS encoding RNA polymerase sigma factor, translated to MLVVVSERLLQAAHDGDAQALNQVIIQCRPNLRRYAARYCAGADVDDAVQEALIIVSRKLPALRSLAAFTGWIYLIARRECRRLARRMRDHAVAPEELEERAWERSSSDTEMRIDLAAAISSLPERYREIIILRDFEELTVREIAQRMNMPPDTVKTRIYRGRHLIREHLMA
- a CDS encoding bifunctional folylpolyglutamate synthase/dihydrofolate synthase — translated: MNFDEALAYMSGLLRFGVKLGNDRFEELMRRLDNPHRELDIVHVAGTKGKGSTTVMAAAILHAAGKHTGSYFSPYVYDVCERVQVDGEPISHDDFARIVTAIRPVVDAVSASDLGAVTEFELKTAVAFMCFAEQRVTHAAVEVGLGGRLDATNVVTPSVTVITNIGLDHMATLGDTTAKIAREKAGIIKPGIPCFTAARDEAALQVIRETAAERQAPLTLVRSVGSVDAAPGSVLWSVPANEPHGGSITISTCRAVYNDVPMRLLGGFQRENAACAVGAVEEQLVREGVVLQDAWVRQALAEATLPGRLELWEMPGGVLLVLDGAHNAMASEELSQALRDLAARWRAHGVTLVVGMLQGHDPKGFLEPIAPLAARLIACRPPWKRALSAETIADAARPLVPEVTVVRDPLTAAHRAIREAEPHGMVVITGSFYTLGAAAAVRGDGRPAQLAAPEA
- a CDS encoding sugar phosphate isomerase/epimerase, whose amino-acid sequence is MKIGIFTALFHDQPIEAALDIIAGAGIRMVEFGGGAYPGDRHLNDVGGVQTLIDDEGARRRLLQMTESRGLGISAISVHGNPIHPNAAIGKAHHEAFRNAVVLANRLGVGVVNGFSGCPAGPNDTNPNWVTCPWPDEYRDVLAYQWNQVAIPYWREQNAWLAQHNVRFAIEAHPGFIVYNPETVIKLRDAAGEQIGCNFDPSHFWWQGIDPLAAVRYLGKHGAIFHVHAKDTRIDPINSGINGNLDVKSYGDIATRSWVFRSVGYGHGQEWWNDFVTNLRMTGYDDVLSIEHEDGMMSTREGLTKALETLKIAVVNEKPGAMFWAKE
- a CDS encoding putative glycoside hydrolase, whose product is MTRRAYVPAAVLYLLALTLAGAGGCHRGGAARPHAVIRTAGLHRPVMPPLPPGGVKGIHLTGWVTGDHKQLESLIGLCDRTELNAMVVDIKDDGQLSYDADIPLAKEIHASLHMIPHIDRVVAEMKQHHIFPIARIACFRDTILAKAHPELAVHTPGGAVWYDATHHAWLNPYKRENWDYNVDVALDAIKQGFEEVQFDYVRFASEGKVSTLVYPGKPKGGLRADQIEAFLKYAAAKIHAQGAWFSADVFGLSSLTTGDMGIGQTRTNVAGEVDFICPMTYPSHYAHGEYGIPNPNTEPYKIVHLSLVDALKRIKDVPTCQLRPWLQDFSLYHVHYGPEQVKAELKAAADLGIHQFLLWNASCHYTEAALAPKGAAAGKAAAGPRHTRPGATG